One stretch of Prunus persica cultivar Lovell chromosome G1, Prunus_persica_NCBIv2, whole genome shotgun sequence DNA includes these proteins:
- the LOC18791714 gene encoding NAC domain-containing protein 35 isoform X1: protein MAIAATTSSSSTMSVNDESNKADHDHDHHHDGGDDDDEHEHDMVMPGFRFHPTEEELVEFYLRRKVEGKRFNVELITFLDLYRYDPWELPAMAAIGEKEWFFYVPRDRKYRNGDRPNRVTTSGYWKATGADRMIRSENFRSIGLKKTLVFYSGKAPKGIRTSWIMNEYRLPHHETERYQKGEISLCRVYKRAGVEDHPSLPRSLPASKASTSRSSVLVAPSTTISSDNKKQHNTSTNINNNNINTVHSIMEKLQAFNEGQSQQFHQDHEHQVDQKMSVEPEGSSGNSDVTTVLGLSKRNAYHHNNIGQAHHHPLDQEEGMAAFLHQSNSKQAAANCFSLIPSSTNSSATLFTAGSSSVSSSNMNAIDDLHRLLTYQHVQQQAAAASSHHQQQHVHHHVVQYYDDAHHHPQPNNLFSTFPAVAPHVQSAIPPQQLAPNALPTAFSDRLWDWNPISDPNRPDYNNPFK, encoded by the exons ATGGCAATTGCAGCAAcaacctcatcatcatcaactatGAGCGTTAACGACGAATCCAACAAGGCCgatcatgatcatgatcatcatcatgatggtggtgatgatgatgatgagcatGAGCACGACATGGTGATGCCGGGCTTTCGCTTCCACCCTACTGAGGAAGAACTCGTAGAGTTCTACCTTCGCCGTAAGGTTGAGGGCAAGCGCTTCAACGTTGAGCTCATTACTTTTCTTGATCTTTATCGCTATGACCCTTGGGAGCTTCCAG CCATGGCAGCAATTGGAGAAAAGGAATGGTTCTTTTATGTGCCAAGAGACCGCAAGTACCGCAACGGGGATAGGCCTAACCGGGTGACTACTTCTGGGTACTGGAAGGCCACCGGAGCCGACCGCATGATCAGAAGCGAGAACTTCCGCTCAATTGGGCTCAAGAAAACCCTAGTCTTTTACTCTGGGAAAGCTCCCAAAGGCATCCGAACTAGCTGGATCATGAACGAGTATCGCTTGCCGCATCATGAAACTGAACGATATCAAAAg GGAGAAATATCTCTATGTCGAGTGTACAAGAGAGCTGGAGTTGAAGACCACCCATCGCTCCCTCGTTCCCTCCCGGCCTCCAAAGCATCCACATCGAGATCATCGGTACTTGTGGCTCCATCCACGACCATATCATCAGACAACAAAAAGCAGCACAATACTAGTACTAAtattaataacaataatattaaCACAGTTCATAGTATCATGGAGAAACTCCAAGCTTTTAATGAAGGCCAATCACAGCAATTTCATCAGGATCATGAGCATCAGGTGGATCAAAAGATGAGCGTCGAGCCTGAAGGAAGCAGCGGAAATTCAGATGTCACAACAGTTCTTGGGCTTTCCAAGCGTAACGCCTACCACCACAACAACATTGGACAagctcatcatcatccacTTGATCAGGAAGAAGGGATGGCGGCCTTCTTGCACCAATCAAACTCAAAGCAAGCAGCGGCTAATTGCTTTTCACTGATTCCCAGTAGTACTAATTCATCTGCAACGCTCTTCACCGCGGGTTCTTCTTCTGTTTCGTCTTCCAATATGAATGCAATTGATGATCTTCATAGACTTTTGACCTACCAACATGTACAGCAGCAGGCTGCTGCAGCTTCCAGTCATCACCAACAACAACATGTACATCATCATGTGGTACAATACTATGATGATGCTCATCATCATCCCCAACCCAACAACCTTTTCTCCACTTTCCCTGCAGTAGCACCACATGTACAATCAGCTATACCGCCGCAGCAGCTGGCCCCCAACGCACTTCCAACTGCTTTCTCCGACCGCCTATGGGACTGGAATCCAATCTCAGATCCAAACCGGCCGGACTACAACAATCCATTCAAGTAA
- the LOC18791714 gene encoding NAC domain-containing protein 35 isoform X2, with protein MSVNDESNKADHDHDHHHDGGDDDDEHEHDMVMPGFRFHPTEEELVEFYLRRKVEGKRFNVELITFLDLYRYDPWELPAMAAIGEKEWFFYVPRDRKYRNGDRPNRVTTSGYWKATGADRMIRSENFRSIGLKKTLVFYSGKAPKGIRTSWIMNEYRLPHHETERYQKGEISLCRVYKRAGVEDHPSLPRSLPASKASTSRSSVLVAPSTTISSDNKKQHNTSTNINNNNINTVHSIMEKLQAFNEGQSQQFHQDHEHQVDQKMSVEPEGSSGNSDVTTVLGLSKRNAYHHNNIGQAHHHPLDQEEGMAAFLHQSNSKQAAANCFSLIPSSTNSSATLFTAGSSSVSSSNMNAIDDLHRLLTYQHVQQQAAAASSHHQQQHVHHHVVQYYDDAHHHPQPNNLFSTFPAVAPHVQSAIPPQQLAPNALPTAFSDRLWDWNPISDPNRPDYNNPFK; from the exons atGAGCGTTAACGACGAATCCAACAAGGCCgatcatgatcatgatcatcatcatgatggtggtgatgatgatgatgagcatGAGCACGACATGGTGATGCCGGGCTTTCGCTTCCACCCTACTGAGGAAGAACTCGTAGAGTTCTACCTTCGCCGTAAGGTTGAGGGCAAGCGCTTCAACGTTGAGCTCATTACTTTTCTTGATCTTTATCGCTATGACCCTTGGGAGCTTCCAG CCATGGCAGCAATTGGAGAAAAGGAATGGTTCTTTTATGTGCCAAGAGACCGCAAGTACCGCAACGGGGATAGGCCTAACCGGGTGACTACTTCTGGGTACTGGAAGGCCACCGGAGCCGACCGCATGATCAGAAGCGAGAACTTCCGCTCAATTGGGCTCAAGAAAACCCTAGTCTTTTACTCTGGGAAAGCTCCCAAAGGCATCCGAACTAGCTGGATCATGAACGAGTATCGCTTGCCGCATCATGAAACTGAACGATATCAAAAg GGAGAAATATCTCTATGTCGAGTGTACAAGAGAGCTGGAGTTGAAGACCACCCATCGCTCCCTCGTTCCCTCCCGGCCTCCAAAGCATCCACATCGAGATCATCGGTACTTGTGGCTCCATCCACGACCATATCATCAGACAACAAAAAGCAGCACAATACTAGTACTAAtattaataacaataatattaaCACAGTTCATAGTATCATGGAGAAACTCCAAGCTTTTAATGAAGGCCAATCACAGCAATTTCATCAGGATCATGAGCATCAGGTGGATCAAAAGATGAGCGTCGAGCCTGAAGGAAGCAGCGGAAATTCAGATGTCACAACAGTTCTTGGGCTTTCCAAGCGTAACGCCTACCACCACAACAACATTGGACAagctcatcatcatccacTTGATCAGGAAGAAGGGATGGCGGCCTTCTTGCACCAATCAAACTCAAAGCAAGCAGCGGCTAATTGCTTTTCACTGATTCCCAGTAGTACTAATTCATCTGCAACGCTCTTCACCGCGGGTTCTTCTTCTGTTTCGTCTTCCAATATGAATGCAATTGATGATCTTCATAGACTTTTGACCTACCAACATGTACAGCAGCAGGCTGCTGCAGCTTCCAGTCATCACCAACAACAACATGTACATCATCATGTGGTACAATACTATGATGATGCTCATCATCATCCCCAACCCAACAACCTTTTCTCCACTTTCCCTGCAGTAGCACCACATGTACAATCAGCTATACCGCCGCAGCAGCTGGCCCCCAACGCACTTCCAACTGCTTTCTCCGACCGCCTATGGGACTGGAATCCAATCTCAGATCCAAACCGGCCGGACTACAACAATCCATTCAAGTAA
- the LOC18789017 gene encoding septin and tuftelin-interacting protein 1 homolog 1: MDDYQEMERFGMEKDYEDGQWIGGEFYYRKRKDKRVQTKDDVLYGIFSADSDDDDEDNEGSRKRRKDRKVVDLTKPVNFVSTGIVVPNQEMDNNSKQQNDDLGATGVATSGLGFGVATASGLGFNNLNSGLGFNSNSDPTGGEEEDEENDSNFLPTAFGKKIKEGAERRQKEREKLKLLKQTTIQSRSRRDSEESQFGLGGASGGGGDGGLGAFEKHTKGIGMRMLKNMGYKGGGLGKNQQGILAPIEAKLRPKNMGMGFNDYEETKIKRPGLQELEAEKPSKPLPAVSSSITTKKSLSWKKAVANRANKDHYVSAKELLAKKQEESTEVFVHKVVDMRGPQVRVLTNLENLNAEEKAREEDIPMPELQHNLRLILDLAELDIQKIDRDLRNERDTAISLNQEKERLATEVARQKQHLDSLGDIMNVLDRLGEENIMGALTLDSLAKDFGDLQKRYADDYKICNLSCIACSFAIPLFIRMFQGWDPLRNPSHGLNVVSSWKGLLHGEGEREQYLDIWDNTMPPYTQLVSEVVLPAVRIAGVNTWQAKDPEPMLRFLESWEKLLPSSVLHAILDMVVFPKLKDAVDLWEPHRDTVPIHVWVHPWLPLLGHKLEELYHTIRFKLSNVLGAWHPSDASAYTILSPWKKVFDSASWEQLMHRFIVPKLQLVLQDFQVNPADQRLDQFNWVMSWASAIPIHLMVDMMDKFFFTKWLQVLYHWLCSNPNFEEVLNWYKGWKELIPEELHANESIRYQLNCGLDMMNRAVEGMEVVQPGLKENISYLRVLEQRQFEAQQKAAAAQANLGGTAHMDGSGNEMSLKDVIEAHAQQHGLLFRPKPGRMHNGHQIYGFGNVSIIVDSLNQKVYAQTEESWSLVSLERLLDMHNSSLTRRR, encoded by the coding sequence ATGGATGATTATCAAGAGATGGAAAGGTTTGGCATGGAGAAGGATTACGAGGACGGCCAATGGATCGGCGGCGAGTTCTATTATCGCAAGCGCAAGGATAAGCGCGTCCAGACCAAAGACGATGTACTCTACGGCATATTCTCTGCCGATTCCGACGACGACGATGAAGACAACGAGGGTTCCAGAAAACGCAGGAAAGATCGAAAGGTCGTCGACCTTACCAAGCCCGTCAATTTCGTCTCCACCGGCATCGTCGTGCCCAACCAGGAGATGGACAACAATTCAAAGCAGCAAAACGATGACCTTGGCGCTACCGGCGTTGCCACCAGTGGCCTTGGCTTTGGTGTCGCTACGGCTTCAGGTTTGggttttaataatttgaattccgGTTTAGGTTTTAATTCGAATTCGGATCCCACCGGtggagaggaggaggatgaggaAAATGACAGCAATTTTTTGCCGACGGCGTTtgggaagaaaataaaggaggGAGCAGAGAGGAGACAGAAGGAGAGGGAAAAGCTCAAATTGCTGAAGCAAACTACTATCCAATCTCGAAGTCGAAGAGATTCTGAAGAATCTCAGTTTGGACTAGGAGGAGCAAGTGGCGGCGGCGGGGATGGGGGCCTGGGGGCCTTTGAGAAACACACCAAGGGCATTGGGATGAGGATGCTTAAGAACATGGGCTACAAAGGAGGTGGACTTGGCAAAAACCAGCAAGGGATTCTCGCTCCTATTGAAGCCAAGTTGAGGCCAAAAAATATGGGTATGGGTTTTAATGATTACGAGGAGACTAAAATCAAGAGGCCTGGCTTGCAAGAATTGGAAGCTGAAAAGCCGAGCAAGCCTTTGCCCGCTGTCAGTTCCTCCATCACCACCAAAAAGAGCCTTTCCTGGAAAAAGGCCGTTGCCAACAGGGCTAATAAGGACCACTATGTCTCTGCCAAGGAGTTGTTAGCCAAGAAGCAGGAAGAGAGTACCGAGGTCTTTGTGCACAAGGTGGTTGATATGCGCGGACCCCAGGTTCGAGTCTTGACCAATTTGGAGAATTTGAATGCCGAAGAGAAAGCCAGGGAAGAGGATATTCCCATGCCTGAGCTACAGCACAACCTGAGGTTGATTCTGGACTTAGCTGAGCTGGATATTCAGAAGATTGATAGGGATCTAAGGAATGAGAGGGACACGGCGATCAGCTTGAAccaggagaaagagaggctgGCAACGGAGGTGGCCAGACAGAAGCAACACTTGGATAGCTTGGGGGATATTATGAACGTGTTAGACCGACTGGGAGAAGAGAATATCATGGGAGCATTGACGCTGGACTCCCTGGCAAAGGACTTTGGTGACCTACAGAAGAGATACGCTGACGACTATAAAATATGCAACTTGTCTTGTATTGCCTGTTCTTTTGCTATACCTCTGTTTATCAGGATGTTTCAAGGTTGGGATCCTCTTAGGAACCCGTCCCATGGGTTGAATGTGGTATCCTCATGGAAGGGTTTGCTTCAtggagagggggagagagaacaGTACCTTGATATTTGGGATAATACAATGCCACCTTATACCCAGTTGGTTTCCGAGGTTGTGTTACCCGCAGTGAGGATTGCTGGCGTCAATACCTGGCAGGCCAAGGACCCTGAACCCATGCTTCGCTTTTTGGAGTCTTGGGAGAAATTGCTACCCTCTTCTGTCCTTCATGCCATATTGGATATGGTAGTCTTTCCCAAACTGAAGGACGCAGTTGACTTGTGGGAACCTCACCGGGACACTGTTCCCATCCATGTATGGGTGCATCCATGGCTACCACTCTTGGGACACAAGTTGGAGGAGTTGTATCACACAATACGCTTCAAGTTGAGTAACGTTCTCGGTGCATGGCACCCCAGTGATGCCTCTGCCTATACCATACTCTCGCCGTGGAAGAAGGTGTTTGATTCAGCCAGTTGGGAACAACTCATGCATAGATTTATAGTGCCCAAGTTGCAGCTTGTCCTACAAGACTTCCAAGTGAACCCTGCAGATCAAAGACTTgatcaatttaattgggtgaTGAGTTGGGCTTCTGCTATTCCAATTCATCTAATGGTAGATATGATGGACAAGTTTTTCTTCACCAAGTGGCTACAGGTTTTGTATCACTGGTTATGTTCGAACCCGAACTTTGAAGAGGTTTTGAATTGGTATAAAGGTTGGAAGGAACTCATTCCTGAGGAGCTTCATGCAAATGAAAGTATCCGGTATCAGCTTAATTGTGGTCTTGACATGATGAATCGGGCTGTTGAGGGTATGGAGGTGGTCCAACCTGGTTTGAAAGAGAATATTAGCTACCTTAGGGTGCTTGAGCAAAGGCAATTTGAGGCACAACagaaagcagcagcagcacaaGCAAACTTGGGTGGCACTGCTCACATGGATGGCAGTGGTAATGAGATGAGCTTGAAAGATGTTATTGAAGCCCATGCGCAGCAGCATGGTCTGTTATTTAGGCCTAAACCTGGGCGGATGCATAATGGTCACCAGATATATGGCTTTGGTAATGTAAGCATAATAGTAGACTCTCTAAATCAAAAGGTATATGCCCAAACAGAGGAAAGCTGGTCTCTTGTATCCCTTGAAAGGTTGCTTGACATGCACAATAGTTCTCTTACAAGAAGACGCTGA